The genomic DNA GTGATCATTGGATCGTGAAGATACCGAATCGAAACGCTGCGGCCATCGCCCCGCTCGCGGTCGCCGCAGCGCTCACTCTTTCGGGATGCTCCACGGCGCATACCGACATCGACGGTCTGGTGATCGGGAAGGATGACGACCCGCGGTCAAGATGCGCGATCTCACCGGCCGTCATCTCTGGAGGGCCGATCCCCGAACTCGCCCCGGTCTCCGGGCCCGACGGCACATTCGGTTTCGAACTCCCCCCGGGCTCCTACGAGTTCACTGCTCGCTGCGCAGATGACGAGATCGGCTCCGCCATCGTGGAGGTTGGCCCATTCGACAGGGACAAGTCCGTCGTGATCACCGTCTCCCCTCAGCCCGAGGACGCGGAGTGACGCAACGATCGTCGCGACATCAGCTCTCCGCGGGCATGCTCCGCGGCATCCTCGCGTTGTCGATGGGGAGTGCGCCCGCCGGTTCGCGGCGCACCCTGACAGGAGGAAGAGCATGACCGTGATCCCCGACGACCTCATCGACCTGGTCGAACGCCCGCTGTTCGGCGCGCTCGGCACGATCAAGCCGAACGACACCGTGCAGGTCAACCCGATGTGGTTCGAGTACGACCCGGCCGACGACGTCATCCGGTTCACGCATACGACGTACCGGGCGAAGTACCGCAACCTGCAGCACAACCCGGCGATGAGCCTGCTCGTGATCGATCCCGACGACCCGATGCGGTTCCTCGAGGTGCGCGGCAAGCTCGTCGATGTCACGCCCGACCCGACCGGCGCGTTCTACGTGCGGCTCGGCACGCGCTACGGCGACCCGGCCACGAAGCCGCCGGCCGACATCGCCGACCGGGTCGTGCTCACCATGTCGGTCGAGCGGTTCCAGCGGAAGTAGGCGGCGAAGCGGCGGCCGCCGGGTTCAGCCGAACTCGGCGTAGCCGGTCGCCTCGGCGCCGGTCGTCCAGCATCCGCCGCCGTCGAGCGACCCGCCGCTGCTATCGGGCGAGCCGAACGCGGCCGTCGTCCACGCCGCGCGCTGCGCCTCGTCGAGCCCGGTCGGCATCGCCGCGGGCCCGTCGGTGCCGGCGTACGCGGGGTTCCAGAACTCCCAGTAGCGGTACTCGAACCCTGCGTCGGCCATGCACGCGCGTACGGCGTCCTGGAATCCGAGCCACCGCTCGCGGGGCGTCGGTCCGGTCGACGGCGGCGGCACCGGTGCCGTGAGCGGGGTGCCCGCGGCTGCGGCCTCGTCGGCGGCATGCCAGGCGGCGCCCTCGCACCCGGCGGACTGCCAGTCGCCGTCGGCCGATCCGTCGCCGCGCAGCGCCTGCATCCACGCCGCCTCGGCGGCGGCGTCGAGGCCCTGCGGCATGGGGCTGCCGCCCTCCCACCACAGCCAGTCGAGGTAGGCGAAGCCGGCGTCGGCCATGCACTGGCGAACGACGGTCTGGCGGCCGAGCCAGCTCGCCTTGGCGTCGTCGGTCACGTAGGCGGGGTCGCCGGGCGTCGTGTACGGGTTGTACTTCGGCGACATCGGGTCGGTCGGGTCGGTCGACACGGGCGGATGCGACGGAGCCGGCGTCGGGGCCGGATCGGGCGTGGGCGACGGCGTGGGCGACGGGACGGGTGCGGGAGGAGGAGTGGGGGCCGGCGTCGCCGCGGGCGGGTCGGTCGCACCCGGATCCTTCGGGGCCGCCTCGATCTGTCTCGGAGCATCGACACCCGGCCTGGAGGAAACCTCGTCGCGATCCCAGGGCAGCACCCCGGGATGCGCCATCAGCACGGCCGGTCCGTCGTGGTCGCCGAACGCCGCGTGCGCGCCGATCGCGAACCCCGCCCCGCACAGCAGCACGAGCGCCGCCGTGCCGAACACGGCGAGGCGACGAGGCGAGGGGCGCGAAGACATTCCGGGCAGTGTACGCAGATCGCGTACCCCTCGCAAAGGTCACACGACCGATTTCGCCGGTCGTTCACGATTTCACTCGGCTCGCCCGCATGCCTGCGAGGCGCCGAGGCGGTGGTTCGGGGGCGGGCTACGCTCTTCGCATGGTCCGGGTGCTGATTCGTCTCGCCGTCTTCCTGGGGCTGGCCGCGGTCGCCCTGCTCCTCGCCGCCCTCCTCGTGCCCGGCATGCATCTGCACTGGGCCGGCTTCCTCCTCGCGATCGTGGTGTTCGCGATCGTGCAGGCGTTCGTCGCTTGGTTGGTCGAGTCGATCTTCCGCCGGGGCGCGCCGGCCGTCGCGGGCGTCGCGGGGCTCATCTCGACTGCGGTCGCGCTCTGGCTCGCGACGCTGATCGGCGACGGGCTCACCTTCGACGGCATCGCGGCGTGGGTGCTCGCGGCCGTCGTCGTGTGGTTGGTCACGGGCCTGATCGGATGGCTCGCCGGCAAGTACCTGCTGCCGCGGGTCGCACCGTCGAAGGCGAAGGAGTAGTCCGGCCCCGCGCAGCGGGCCGTACCGGGCCGGGCCGGGCCGGACCGAGGGAACCGATCACACTCGAGCGGACATTCCGGCGACGGCGATGCCTTCGGCGTGATCTTCGACCGCCATCGCGGTACGCGGGTCACGCTCTCATCGGCGTCGACGAGAGCGGGCCCATCGTCACCTTCTCGATCACCGGCGAGGCCGTCAGCTCGGGTGACGACCAGAAGTGCTCCTCATCCGAGTTCGAGCAGGTCGACACGGAGTGGCAGCTCTCGGTCCCGATGGCGGAACGGTGAGTCGGAGCCTGGCGCTAGGGTGATCGACCATGGGACCGGACCCGCGCGAAGATGCCACCGAAACCGCGTTCATCGAGACCTTCCGACGCTTCATGGACCGGGTGGTGAACCAGCCTCGGGCGTCCGTGGCGATCACAACTCCGGTCGGGGCGGTGGTGCGCGAGCACCTCGGCGGAACCGTCGACGACCTGCCCGTGCTGACTGAGAACATCGCGCAGCACCGGCTCGTCGATGCCGACCTGGCGCTCGACGAACTCGCCTCGCTCAGCGACGGCCGCCTGATCGGCGTCACCGGCGGCAACGCGCGCAGCCATCAGTCGTTCACCGACCTGCTCGAGAATCCGCATTTCGGCTATGCGCCCGGGCCGGTCGACTACATCACGACGTCCACCGGGCCGACGACGAGCCGGCGCACCGTCGCGTTCGGCATCCGGTTGCTGCGGTTCGACGGTGTTCCGGTGGCGGTGCTGCAGCGGGCCGCCTCCCCCGAGCACGGCCTGGAGACGGGCAGGCTCGAGATCCTCGCCGCCGACGCGTCCGCGGGTGAGTCGTTCCTCGCCGAGGTGCACCGGCTCATGCTCGAACGGAGCGTCCTGCGCGGGAAGGTCCTCACCGTCGGTGCCAGCCAGTTCGGTCGCGGCACCGGAACGATGACCTTCCTCGAACGGCCGTCGGTCGCCGCCGACCAGGTGGTCCTGGATGCAGCGACACTCGACGGCATCGTGCGCCACGCCGTCGGCATCGGCGAGCACCGCACGGTGCTGCGCACCGCCGGTCAGCATCTCAAGCGAGGGCTGCTGCTCTACGGGCCGCCCGGCACGGGCAAGACGCTGACCGTGCGGCACCTGCTCTCGCGCACGCCCGAGACAACGGCGGTCGTGCTCACCGGGCCCGCGATCAGGTACATCACCCTTGCCGCCGAGGTCGCTCGCGCGATGCAGCCGTCGATCGTCGTGCTCGAAGACGTCGACCTGGTCGCGAACGATCGGTCGATCACTCCGAACGGCTCGGTGCTGTTCATGATCCTCGATGCGCTGGACGGCCTGGACGGCGACGCGGATGTCACGTTCGTGCTGACGACCAACCGGGTCGAGGTGCTCGAGCGTGCGCTCGCCGACCGCCCGGGGCGCATCGATCACGCTGCCGAGATTCCGCTGCCCGACGCGGCGGCGCGCCGACGCCTGCTCGACCTGTACGCAGGCACGCTGCCCTTCTCGCGCGAGGCCCTCGACGCGGCGGCCGAGCGAACCGACGGCACCACGGGGTCGTTCGCGAAGGAGCTCACCCGCCGGGCCGTGCTGCGCGCGGCGGAAGCCGGCCGCCCGGTGGGCGATGCCGACCTCGAATCGGCCCTCGACGAGCTCCTGTCGAACCGCGAAGCGCTGACGAAGCGGCTGCTCGTGGGCGGTCGGGTCGAGCCCGAGACGAACGGCCCCTCGGGCGCGGTGGCGTACGGAGGGGGCTCGTTCGGGTTCGTCGCAGGCTGACCTGGACGGAGCGCCCGCGCAAGCGGTCAGGAATCGAGAAGCGGCCACCCGCGGGCGGTTCGTAGCGTGACCTGCATGGATACCATCACGAAGATCACCAGCATCGATTCCGTCACCCTCGAAGCGACCGACCCGGTCGCCGCCGAGCGGTTCTACGCCGAGGCCTTCGGGCTCGGCGAGCGAATCCGCGTCGTCGCGACGGATGCTCCGACGAGCGGGTTCCGCGGTTACACGCTCTCGCTCACCGTCTCGCAGCCGGGCGACGTGCGCCTGCTCGTCGACCGCGCCGTCGCCGCCGGCGCGACCGTCGTGAAGCCCGTCGCGAAGAACCTCTGGGGGGTCGGCGCGACCGTGCAGGCACCCGACGGCGCGATCTGGAAGGTCGCGACCACGACCAAGAAGGACTCGGCACCCGCGACGGGCGCGATCGACTCGATCGTGCTGCTGCTCGGCGCCGACGACGTGCCCGCGAGCAAGCGCTTCTACGTCGAGCACGGGCTGGTGCTGGGCAAGAGCTTCGGTTCGTACGCCGAGTTCGACGTGCCCGGCAGCCCGATCAAGCTCGGCCTCTACAAGCGCCGGGCGCTCGCGAAGGACGCCGGCGTCGACGAGGCCGGCACCGGGTCGCATCGCATCCGCATCGGGTCCCCCGAGGGCGCGACGTTCACCGACCCCGACGGGTTCGTGTGGGGGCAGTCTGCCTGACGAGGCATCCGCCCCGCTACGCTCCACGCATGGAATGGATGCTGCTCGGGGTACTGCTCGTCTTCGTGCTCGGCACGATCTCGATCACGGGTTCGCTGCGCACCATCCGCGACTCGAACGACCGCATCGTCGAGCTCCTCGAAGCCGAGGCCGCCGAGCACGAGCGCCGCTGACCGTCTCGCCCTCCGCTGCTCGAGGAGGGAGCGAAGCGACCGTGTCGAGACCCGCGACCCCGCACGCGGTCGCCAGGTCTCGACACGCGTCCTCCTTCGTCGCGGGGTACTCGACCGGCAGGGCAGTGCGTCACCCGAGTCGGTGCAGTTGCTCTCGCCAGTCGTCGGGCACGCGGTCGCGGGGCGACGGCGGGCGCTGCCCCTCGGGGCGGCTGGTCGGCGGGGCGAGCTCGACGGACTCGACGGGCTCGTTGCGCGCGTAGTCCCACATCCAGTCCTCGCCGGGTTCGAAGGACTGGGCGACCGGATGCCCCGCCTCTTGCGCGTGCCGGCTGGCATGCTGCCCGGGCGAGGAGTCGCAGCATCCGATGTGGCCGCACGCCGCACAGCGGCGCAGATGGAACCACCAGCCGTCGGGCAGTTCGAGGCACTCGCCGCAGCCGTCGCCCGACGGCGGCACCTCGGGGCGGATCGCACGGTCGTCGGTCGTGGCATCCGTCATCAGAACCTCCGGGTGAACGGCATGGGCTTGCGCATCCGGATCAGCAGCAGGATCGGGATGAGCACGTACGGCAGGTTGAACGCGAGGAACTTCGCCGGGTTCGGGGTCACCCACTCGGGCTCGCCGAAGAACTCGACGCCGAACACGATGATGCCCGTGATGGACGCGATCATCGTCGCGTAGATGACGGCGGGCAGCTGGATCCAGTTCCACCCCTTGATCAGCGCCGGCACGAGCACGAGGTAGAACGCCAGATAGACGAAGGCGCTGAGACCCGTGACGATGCGCATCCACACCGGCGGGTTCTGGAACAGCGGGTCGGTGTCGTGCGCGTACCACCAGTTCGAGTTCACGATGAAGTTCGGCGACGGCTGGTTGAAGTCGATGCCCAGCGTCGGCACCATGTCGGCGATCGAGCTCGTGATGATGAACAGGCTGAACACGATGACGAAGAAGATGTCGATGGGGCGGTCGCGCAGGCGCAGATTCGCGGGAGCCGAGGGCGCGGCGGGGTCGTGCGGGGTCGTCGTCGACACGGAGGCGGTCATGGCAGACGAGCGTAGCGGCGGCGGATGCCTCGTGGTGCCGGGGATTCGGATCGCACGGGTTGACGAGGCATCCTCGACCTGCTCGACGAGCACCTCCGACGTCTGAAGGAGGAACCTTGACCGAGCGCACCGCGATCGCGGAGTTCACGATCACCCGCGGGTGACGTCTTCTCGCGAGTGTTTCCGTTTGCGCAGTCGGTTTCCGGTCTTCGGGAAACGGGGTGCGCGAACGGAAACACCCGCGAGACCCTGCGGCGCCGCGCTCCGGGACATCCGTCGCGTGGCGGATGCCTCGGGCACGCGCCGCGGCTAGCGTGAACGGGGTGACCGCCCGCCCCGCCACTGCCGCACCCGCCGAACCGGCCGCACCCGCCGAACCGGCCGCGCAGGCCCGCGCCGCCGACGACGCCGACTGGCTGCGGCCCCGACCGACGCGCCACCAGGTGCGCAACGACGCGCTGCTCGCGCTGGTGCTGTTCGCGGCGACGTTCCTGAGCACGCTGCTCTACCGCACGGCGGGGTTCTGGGAGGACCCGGCGCCGCTCTGGCTCGCGACGCTCTGGTGCGCGGGCATGGCGCTGCCGCTCGCCGCTCGCCGCGTCGTTCCCGAGATCGTCGCGATCGTGCTCACGGCGGTGTTCTTCGCCGGCGCCGTCGCCCAGCTCGCCGAGCCGCTGTTCGCGAACATCGACCTGTTCATCGCGATCTACACCGTCGGTGCGTGGAGCCGGCACCGCCGGTGGGCGCTCGCGTCGCGCGTGCTCATCGTCGTGAGCATGCTCGTGTGGCTGTTCTGGGGGCTCATCATCGCCTCGAACGTGCCCGATCACCTGCCCGAGCTCTCGCGCGAGGCCGACGGTGGCATTGTGTCGCCGTACGTCGCGTTCGCACTCATCAACATCGTGACGAACCTGCTGTACTTCGGCGGGGCGTGGTACTTCGGCGACACCGCGTTCCGGTCGGCGCGCTCGCGGGCGGCGCTCGAGCAGCGCACCGCCGAGCTCGCCGCCGAGCGCGAGCGCAGTCGGGCGCAGGCGGTCGAGCTCGAGCGGCTGCGCATCGCCCGCGAACTGCACGACGTCGTCGCGCACCACGTGTCCGTGATCGGGGTGCAGGCAGGCGCCGCGCGGCGGGTGCTCGAGCGCGACCCCGACGCGGCATCCGCGTCGCTGACCGCGATCGAGTCGAGTGCGCGCGAGGCGATCGCCGAGTTGCACGGACTGCTCGGCACGCTGCGACAGGGCGGATCGGATGCCTCCGGCGCCGGAGGCGCCGACCCGTCGACCGCGACCGGCCCCACCGAGGCCGTGGCGCGCGGCTTCGCCGACCTCGCCGCGCTCGCCGCGGCGACCACCGACGCGGGCGTGCCGACGACGTATCGCGTCGTCGGCGACCCCCGTGAGACGACGGGGCTCATCGGGCTCACGGCATACCGCATCGCGCAGGAGTCGCTGACGAACGTGCGCAAGCACGCCGGCGCCGCCGCGACCGCCGAGCTGCGGGTGCGGTGGAGCGAGGCATCCGTCGAGGTCGAGGTGACCGACACCGGGCTGGGCCGATCCGCGGCGCCCGGCGGGCCCGCGGGCGCCGGCGCCGCGAGCGCGGCCGGCGGGCTCGGGCAGGCCGGCATGCGCGAGCGGATCGCGGCGGTCGGCGGCGCGCTCGAGGCCGGCCCTCGTCCCCGCGGCGGCGGGTACCTCGTGCGGGCGACGCTGCCACTGCGGCGAACGGATGCTCCGCAGGGAGTCGTGTCGTGACCGTCCGCGTGCTCGTGGTCGACGACCAGGCACTCGTGCGCGCGGGGTTCCGCACGATCCTCGACTCAGAGCCGGGCATCGAGGTCGTCGGCGAGGCGGCCGACGGCGCGGCGGCGATCGCTTCGATCGCGATGCTCGACCCCGATGTCGTCTGCATGGACGTGCAGATGCCCGGCGTCGACGGACTGACCGCGACGCGGCAGATCGTCGCCGCAGGGGGTGACCGACCCGCGGTGCTCGTGCTCACCACGTTCAACCGCGAGGACTACCTGTTCGACGCGCTCGAGGCGGGCGCGAGCGGGTTCCTGCTCAAGAACTCGAGCCCCGAACAACTCATCGAGGCCGTGCAGGTCGTCGCCCGCGGCGACGCGCTGCTCTCGCCCGATGTGACCCGCGCCGTGATCGCGGCGGCCGCACGCCGCGGCACCCCCACCCCCCACGCGGACGCCGCCGGCGCCGAGGGTTTCCGTTCGCGCACTCCGTTTCCACCTGAACGGAAACCGGATGCGCCAAGGGAAACACCCGGCGGTGCAAACCCCGCCCTCGCGTCGCTCACCGAGCGCGAGCGCGAGGTGCTCGAACTGCTCGCCCTCGGAATCTCGAACGCCGAGATCGCCGCGCGCCTGTGGGTCGGCGAGGCGACCGTGAAGACGCACG from Agromyces larvae includes the following:
- a CDS encoding sensor histidine kinase, translating into MTARPATAAPAEPAAPAEPAAQARAADDADWLRPRPTRHQVRNDALLALVLFAATFLSTLLYRTAGFWEDPAPLWLATLWCAGMALPLAARRVVPEIVAIVLTAVFFAGAVAQLAEPLFANIDLFIAIYTVGAWSRHRRWALASRVLIVVSMLVWLFWGLIIASNVPDHLPELSREADGGIVSPYVAFALINIVTNLLYFGGAWYFGDTAFRSARSRAALEQRTAELAAERERSRAQAVELERLRIARELHDVVAHHVSVIGVQAGAARRVLERDPDAASASLTAIESSAREAIAELHGLLGTLRQGGSDASGAGGADPSTATGPTEAVARGFADLAALAAATTDAGVPTTYRVVGDPRETTGLIGLTAYRIAQESLTNVRKHAGAAATAELRVRWSEASVEVEVTDTGLGRSAAPGGPAGAGAASAAGGLGQAGMRERIAAVGGALEAGPRPRGGGYLVRATLPLRRTDAPQGVVS
- a CDS encoding phage holin family protein, encoding MVRVLIRLAVFLGLAAVALLLAALLVPGMHLHWAGFLLAIVVFAIVQAFVAWLVESIFRRGAPAVAGVAGLISTAVALWLATLIGDGLTFDGIAAWVLAAVVVWLVTGLIGWLAGKYLLPRVAPSKAKE
- a CDS encoding UBP-type zinc finger domain-containing protein produces the protein MTDATTDDRAIRPEVPPSGDGCGECLELPDGWWFHLRRCAACGHIGCCDSSPGQHASRHAQEAGHPVAQSFEPGEDWMWDYARNEPVESVELAPPTSRPEGQRPPSPRDRVPDDWREQLHRLG
- a CDS encoding PPOX class F420-dependent oxidoreductase, which codes for MTVIPDDLIDLVERPLFGALGTIKPNDTVQVNPMWFEYDPADDVIRFTHTTYRAKYRNLQHNPAMSLLVIDPDDPMRFLEVRGKLVDVTPDPTGAFYVRLGTRYGDPATKPPADIADRVVLTMSVERFQRK
- a CDS encoding glyoxalase produces the protein MDTITKITSIDSVTLEATDPVAAERFYAEAFGLGERIRVVATDAPTSGFRGYTLSLTVSQPGDVRLLVDRAVAAGATVVKPVAKNLWGVGATVQAPDGAIWKVATTTKKDSAPATGAIDSIVLLLGADDVPASKRFYVEHGLVLGKSFGSYAEFDVPGSPIKLGLYKRRALAKDAGVDEAGTGSHRIRIGSPEGATFTDPDGFVWGQSA
- a CDS encoding response regulator, with the protein product MTVRVLVVDDQALVRAGFRTILDSEPGIEVVGEAADGAAAIASIAMLDPDVVCMDVQMPGVDGLTATRQIVAAGGDRPAVLVLTTFNREDYLFDALEAGASGFLLKNSSPEQLIEAVQVVARGDALLSPDVTRAVIAAAARRGTPTPHADAAGAEGFRSRTPFPPERKPDAPRETPGGANPALASLTEREREVLELLALGISNAEIAARLWVGEATVKTHVSNVLQKLGLRDRVHAVVYAYEHGVVRPQG
- a CDS encoding AAA family ATPase gives rise to the protein MGPDPREDATETAFIETFRRFMDRVVNQPRASVAITTPVGAVVREHLGGTVDDLPVLTENIAQHRLVDADLALDELASLSDGRLIGVTGGNARSHQSFTDLLENPHFGYAPGPVDYITTSTGPTTSRRTVAFGIRLLRFDGVPVAVLQRAASPEHGLETGRLEILAADASAGESFLAEVHRLMLERSVLRGKVLTVGASQFGRGTGTMTFLERPSVAADQVVLDAATLDGIVRHAVGIGEHRTVLRTAGQHLKRGLLLYGPPGTGKTLTVRHLLSRTPETTAVVLTGPAIRYITLAAEVARAMQPSIVVLEDVDLVANDRSITPNGSVLFMILDALDGLDGDADVTFVLTTNRVEVLERALADRPGRIDHAAEIPLPDAAARRRLLDLYAGTLPFSREALDAAAERTDGTTGSFAKELTRRAVLRAAEAGRPVGDADLESALDELLSNREALTKRLLVGGRVEPETNGPSGAVAYGGGSFGFVAG
- a CDS encoding EXPERA domain-containing protein; translated protein: MTASVSTTTPHDPAAPSAPANLRLRDRPIDIFFVIVFSLFIITSSIADMVPTLGIDFNQPSPNFIVNSNWWYAHDTDPLFQNPPVWMRIVTGLSAFVYLAFYLVLVPALIKGWNWIQLPAVIYATMIASITGIIVFGVEFFGEPEWVTPNPAKFLAFNLPYVLIPILLLIRMRKPMPFTRRF